The following is a genomic window from Chitinophaga caseinilytica.
CTTTGGCGGCAGGTATCGGCCTGATCGTACTGCTGACGGTAAAATTCCGCGTTCATGCGTTCTTCGCGCTTTTCCTCGCCTGCTTCGCCGTAGGGCTCGGCGTGCAACTGCCGTTCCCGAAAATCATTTCCGTCATGAAAGAGGGTTTCGGGCACATCATGCAAAGCCTGGGCTTCATTATCGTGCTGGGCACCATGCTCGGCGTGATCCTCGAACACACCGGCGCCACCCGCGTGATGGCTGCCGCCATCCTGAAGCTCGTTGGGGAGAAAAGGGCCGCCACGGCCATGGGGATCACGGGTTTTATCGTGGGGCTGCCCATTTTCTGCGATAGCGGCTACATCGTGCTGAGCGGGCTGAACCGTTCCGTAGCCGGGCGAAGCGGCGTGCCGCTGCTGGTGATGTCCGTTTCCCTCGCGTCGGGCCTCTACGCGGTGCATTGCCTCATCCCCCCGCACCCGGGCGCTACCGCCGCCGCGGGAACGATCGGGGCAGACATTGGCCGGCTGATGCTGATCGGGTCTGCCGTGGCCATTCCGGCTGCCATTGCCGGTTGCTGGTGGGCTTCCTGGATGGGGAAACGCGTAGCGGGAAACGTTCCGCACGATGCGCATGAAGACGAGCCGCTTCCCGCAACGCCCGCCTGGAAAGCGTTTTTGCCCATCGCGGTGCCCATTCTGCTCATTGCGCTGGGCGCGTTCATGAAAATGGAACATGGGTCGGATGTGTTGCAGATATTGGGTGATCCGGTAGTGGCCCTGTCGGTAGGGGTTTTGCTGGCATTGTACACGGGAACGGGATGGAAGAAGGCGGAAGTGAGCCGCCTGATGCTGGAAGCTTCCGAAAAAGCGGGCGGCATCCTCGTGATCATCGGCGCCGGCGGCGCTTTCGGGGCCATCCTCGCCACCACCGACCTCGGCACGCACCTTTCCGACGCACTGCCGCTGGGCCAACTCGGGCTTTTCTTCCCGTTTTTACTGGCCGTGCTCCTGAAAACGGCCCAGGGATCGTCTACCGTAGCCATCATCACCGCCGCGGCCATCGTAGGGCAACTGCTGCCCAAACTGGGGCTCGACAGCGATACCGGCCGCCTGCTTTGCATGCTGGCCCTCGGCGCGGGGAGCATGGCGATTTCGCATGCGAACGACGCCTATTTCTGGGTGATCAGCAAATTCTCCGGGCTCGACATGCAGCCCATGCTCAAAGTCTATTCCGTGG
Proteins encoded in this region:
- a CDS encoding GntP family permease, whose product is MTASFIQVLLSLAAGIGLIVLLTVKFRVHAFFALFLACFAVGLGVQLPFPKIISVMKEGFGHIMQSLGFIIVLGTMLGVILEHTGATRVMAAAILKLVGEKRAATAMGITGFIVGLPIFCDSGYIVLSGLNRSVAGRSGVPLLVMSVSLASGLYAVHCLIPPHPGATAAAGTIGADIGRLMLIGSAVAIPAAIAGCWWASWMGKRVAGNVPHDAHEDEPLPATPAWKAFLPIAVPILLIALGAFMKMEHGSDVLQILGDPVVALSVGVLLALYTGTGWKKAEVSRLMLEASEKAGGILVIIGAGGAFGAILATTDLGTHLSDALPLGQLGLFFPFLLAVLLKTAQGSSTVAIITAAAIVGQLLPKLGLDSDTGRLLCMLALGAGSMAISHANDAYFWVISKFSGLDMQPMLKVYSVATLLMGITAFLAVLALSAVMM